One Streptomyces drozdowiczii DNA segment encodes these proteins:
- a CDS encoding ABC transporter ATP-binding protein: MLIKLLRAYLGPYKKPIAVLVVFQLLQTCATLYLPTLNADIIDNGVVQGDTGYILQYGGVMIVVSIAQVVCNIGAVYIGARTASALGRDVRAAVFDRVQSFSSREVGRFGAPSLITRTTNDVQQIQMLVLMTFTLMVSAPIMCVGGIIMALGQDVPLSAVLLAVVPVLGISVSLIVRKMRPLFRQMQKRLDTVNRVLREQITGNRVIRAFVRDGYEEGRFRGANTELTDVALSTGRLMALMFPTVMTVVNVSSIAVVWFGAHRIDSGGMEIGALTAFLAYLMQIVMSVMMATFMFMMVPRAEVCAERIQEVLETESSVVPPVEPVRELRAHGHLEVRGADFRYPGAEEPVLRAVDLVARPGETTAIIGSTGSGKSTLLGLVPRLFDVTDGQVLVDGTDVRTLDPVLLAKTVSLVPQKPYLFSGTVATNLRYGNPDATDEELWHALEVAQAKEFVQALEHGLDAPIAQGGTNVSGGQRQRLSIARTLVQRPEIYLFDDSFSALDYATDAALRAALGRETAEATVVIVAQRVSTIREADRIIVLDEGRVVGTGTHHELMDGNDTYREIVLSQLTEAEAA; the protein is encoded by the coding sequence GTGCTCATAAAACTCCTGCGGGCCTATCTCGGTCCGTACAAGAAACCGATCGCGGTGCTGGTCGTCTTCCAGCTGTTGCAGACCTGCGCCACGCTCTACCTGCCGACCCTCAACGCCGACATCATCGACAACGGTGTCGTCCAGGGGGACACGGGCTACATCCTCCAGTACGGCGGCGTGATGATCGTCGTCAGCATCGCCCAGGTGGTCTGCAACATCGGGGCCGTCTACATCGGCGCCCGCACCGCGTCCGCGCTCGGGCGGGACGTGCGGGCGGCGGTCTTCGACCGGGTGCAGTCCTTCTCCTCGCGCGAGGTCGGGCGGTTCGGCGCCCCGTCGCTGATCACCCGTACGACCAATGACGTCCAGCAGATACAGATGCTGGTCCTGATGACGTTCACGCTGATGGTATCGGCGCCGATCATGTGTGTCGGCGGCATCATCATGGCGCTGGGCCAGGACGTGCCGCTCTCGGCGGTACTGCTCGCGGTGGTGCCGGTCCTCGGGATCTCGGTCAGCCTGATCGTGCGGAAGATGCGCCCGCTGTTCCGGCAGATGCAGAAGCGGCTCGACACGGTGAACCGGGTGCTGCGCGAGCAGATCACCGGCAACCGGGTCATCCGCGCGTTCGTGCGGGACGGCTACGAGGAGGGGCGCTTCCGGGGCGCCAACACCGAGCTGACGGACGTGGCGCTGTCCACGGGCCGGCTGATGGCCCTGATGTTCCCGACGGTGATGACCGTCGTGAACGTGTCGTCCATCGCCGTGGTCTGGTTCGGTGCGCACCGCATCGACAGCGGCGGGATGGAGATCGGCGCGCTCACCGCGTTCCTCGCCTATCTGATGCAGATCGTCATGTCGGTGATGATGGCGACCTTCATGTTCATGATGGTGCCGCGCGCCGAGGTGTGCGCCGAGCGCATCCAGGAGGTCCTGGAGACGGAGTCCAGCGTCGTCCCGCCGGTCGAGCCGGTGCGCGAGCTGCGCGCCCACGGGCATCTGGAGGTGCGCGGCGCGGACTTCCGCTACCCGGGCGCCGAGGAGCCGGTGCTGCGGGCGGTGGACCTGGTGGCGCGGCCGGGCGAGACGACCGCGATCATCGGGTCGACGGGCAGCGGGAAGTCGACGCTGCTCGGGCTGGTACCCCGGCTGTTCGACGTGACGGACGGCCAGGTGCTGGTGGACGGGACCGATGTGCGGACGCTGGACCCGGTGCTGCTCGCGAAGACGGTGAGCCTGGTCCCGCAGAAGCCGTACCTCTTCTCGGGGACGGTCGCGACGAACCTGCGGTACGGGAATCCGGACGCGACCGACGAGGAGCTGTGGCACGCGCTGGAGGTGGCCCAGGCGAAGGAGTTCGTCCAGGCCCTGGAGCACGGGCTCGACGCGCCGATCGCGCAGGGCGGCACCAATGTCTCCGGCGGTCAGCGCCAGCGGCTCTCCATCGCGCGGACGCTGGTGCAGCGCCCGGAGATCTACCTCTTCGACGACTCGTTCTCGGCGCTGGACTACGCGACCGACGCGGCGCTGCGGGCGGCGCTCGGGCGGGAGACGGCCGAGGCCACCGTGGTGATCGTGGCCCAGCGGGTCTCCACCATCCGGGAGGCCGACCGGATCATCGTGCTGGACGAGGGGCGGGTCGTCGGGACCGGCACCCATCACGAGCTGATGGACGGCAATGACACGTACCGGGAGATCGTGCTCTCCCAGCTGACGGAAGCGGAGGCCGCGTAA
- a CDS encoding ABC transporter ATP-binding protein, whose product MAGPGGRMMAGGAPTERSMDFKGSSKRLLRRFAVEKNTLYVMLVAVACSVGLSVVGPKILGKATDLVFAGVIGRSMDSGTTKEQAVEGLRRSNSGLADMLSGVDFTPGRGIDFGAVGNVLLVALAVYVGAGLLMLVSTRLSIRIINRVVFQLREDIQTKLSRLPLSYFDRAKRGEVLSRATNDIDNISQTMQQTMGQLINSLLTIIGVLVMMFWISPLLALVALVTVPLSVVVATKVGKRSQPQFVQQWKVTGKLNAHIEEMYTGHTLVKVFGRQEESAKDFAEQNEALYEAGFKAQFNSGIMQPLMMFVSNLNYVLIAVVGGLRVASGSLSIGDVQAFIQYSRQFSMPLTQVASMANLVQSGVASAERIFELLDAEEQDADPAKGEGEHPGVLRGSVALEHVSFRYDPEKPLIEDLSLNVEPGHTVAIVGPTGAGKTTLVNLLMRFYEVTGGRITLDGVDIAKMSRADLRSGIGMVLQDTWLFGGTIAENIAYGASGDVGRERIEEAARAAHADRFIRTLPDGYDTVIDDEGTGVSAGEKQLITIARAFLSDPVILVLDEATSSVDTRTEVLIQKAMAGLAHGRTSFVIAHRLSTIRDADVILVMENGSIVEQGTHDELLDAKGAYARLYAAQFAQAVAEVD is encoded by the coding sequence ATGGCCGGGCCTGGCGGACGCATGATGGCGGGCGGGGCGCCGACCGAGCGGTCCATGGACTTCAAGGGGTCCTCGAAGCGGCTGCTGAGGCGCTTCGCCGTCGAGAAGAACACCCTGTACGTGATGCTGGTCGCGGTCGCGTGCAGCGTCGGGCTCTCCGTGGTCGGCCCGAAGATCCTCGGCAAGGCGACCGACCTGGTCTTCGCCGGGGTCATCGGCCGGTCCATGGACTCCGGGACGACCAAGGAGCAGGCCGTCGAGGGCCTGCGCAGGAGCAACAGCGGCCTGGCCGACATGCTGTCCGGGGTGGACTTCACGCCGGGCCGGGGCATCGACTTCGGCGCGGTCGGCAACGTCCTGCTGGTGGCGCTGGCGGTGTACGTCGGCGCGGGGCTGCTGATGCTGGTGTCGACGCGGCTGTCGATCCGGATCATCAACCGGGTCGTGTTCCAGCTGCGTGAGGACATCCAGACGAAGCTGTCGCGGCTGCCGCTCTCGTACTTCGACCGTGCCAAGCGCGGCGAGGTGCTGAGCCGGGCGACGAACGACATCGACAACATCTCGCAGACGATGCAGCAGACGATGGGCCAGCTCATCAACTCCCTGCTGACGATCATCGGCGTGCTGGTGATGATGTTCTGGATCTCGCCGCTGCTTGCGCTGGTCGCGCTGGTGACCGTGCCGCTGTCGGTGGTCGTGGCGACGAAGGTCGGCAAGCGCTCGCAGCCGCAGTTCGTGCAGCAGTGGAAGGTCACCGGCAAGCTCAACGCCCACATCGAGGAGATGTACACCGGGCACACCCTGGTGAAGGTATTCGGCCGGCAGGAGGAGTCCGCGAAGGACTTCGCCGAGCAGAACGAGGCGCTGTACGAGGCCGGGTTCAAGGCGCAGTTCAACAGCGGGATCATGCAGCCGCTGATGATGTTCGTGTCGAACCTGAACTACGTGCTGATCGCCGTGGTCGGCGGGCTCCGGGTCGCGTCCGGTTCGCTGTCGATCGGTGATGTGCAGGCGTTCATCCAGTACTCGCGGCAGTTCTCGATGCCGCTGACCCAGGTCGCCTCGATGGCCAACCTGGTGCAGTCCGGGGTCGCGTCGGCGGAGCGGATCTTCGAGCTGCTGGACGCCGAGGAGCAGGACGCCGACCCGGCGAAGGGCGAGGGCGAGCACCCCGGCGTCCTGCGCGGCAGCGTCGCTCTGGAGCATGTCTCCTTCCGCTACGACCCGGAGAAGCCGCTCATCGAGGACCTGTCGCTGAACGTCGAACCGGGCCACACGGTCGCGATCGTCGGCCCGACGGGCGCCGGCAAGACGACGCTGGTCAACCTGCTGATGCGGTTCTACGAGGTGACGGGCGGCCGGATCACGCTGGACGGCGTGGACATCGCGAAGATGTCCCGGGCGGACCTGCGCTCCGGCATCGGCATGGTCCTCCAGGACACCTGGCTGTTCGGCGGGACCATCGCCGAGAACATCGCCTACGGGGCCTCCGGCGACGTCGGCCGGGAGCGGATCGAGGAGGCGGCGAGGGCGGCCCACGCCGACCGCTTCATCCGGACCCTGCCGGACGGTTACGACACGGTGATCGACGACGAGGGCACCGGCGTCAGCGCGGGCGAGAAGCAGCTGATCACCATCGCGCGGGCGTTCCTGTCCGACCCGGTGATACTCGTGCTGGACGAGGCGACCAGCTCCGTCGACACCCGGACCGAGGTGCTGATCCAGAAGGCGATGGCGGGTCTGGCGCACGGCCGTACCAGCTTCGTGATCGCGCACCGGCTCTCCACCATCCGGGACGCCGACGTCATCCTGGTCATGGAGAACGGCTCGATCGTGGAGCAGGGCACGCACGACGAACTGCTGGACGCGAAGGGCGCCTACGCCCGGCTGTACGCGGCGCAGTTCGCCCAGGCGGTCGCCGAGGTCGACTGA